In a genomic window of Blastocatellia bacterium:
- a CDS encoding DUF5615 family PIN-like protein, whose product MKILFDHCVAKPLKKEFPHHEIKTVREMGWQALKNGELLDQAQEAGFEVLLTVDQNLRYQQNLQGRSIAVVVMVAGGITLEDLRPLVPVVERTLVNVQPGQVYEVKGEQ is encoded by the coding sequence GTGAAAATTCTCTTTGACCATTGTGTGGCCAAACCTCTCAAAAAAGAGTTTCCCCACCATGAAATCAAAACTGTCCGCGAAATGGGGTGGCAGGCGCTCAAAAATGGGGAACTCCTGGATCAAGCGCAAGAGGCTGGATTTGAAGTACTGCTGACGGTTGATCAGAACCTTCGTTATCAACAAAATCTTCAAGGGCGTTCCATCGCTGTGGTCGTGATGGTTGCAGGCGGGATCACTCTTGAAGATTTACGCCCTCTGGTTCCGGTGGTTGAAAGAACGCTCGTGAACGTACAGCCAGGGCAGGTTTACGAAGTTAAAGGGGAACAATGA
- a CDS encoding DUF433 domain-containing protein produces the protein MPEAELVEQTSAGDAELTTELVPPSDARAAIISIDPERLGGVPCFVGTRVPVRYLFEYLSKGKSLDEFLEDFEGVPRDEAVAALKQACDRLLEGLPQP, from the coding sequence ATGCCTGAAGCAGAGCTTGTGGAGCAAACATCCGCGGGGGATGCGGAGCTGACAACTGAGCTTGTTCCGCCGTCAGACGCTCGTGCAGCGATTATCTCCATTGACCCGGAACGGCTTGGTGGAGTGCCCTGCTTTGTTGGGACGCGAGTGCCTGTGAGATACCTTTTCGAGTATCTGAGCAAGGGCAAGAGTCTTGATGAGTTCCTTGAGGATTTTGAAGGTGTACCCCGCGACGAAGCGGTGGCCGCACTGAAGCAAGCCTGTGATCGCCTCCTGGAAGGACTCCCACAACCGTGA
- a CDS encoding protein kinase, producing MTPERWQRIKVLLADALERSPAERAAFLDEACGSDAALRAEVESLLAYEDAPGADDPLADVRAEAAATVAETPTDELRMAGRCLGPYEIVREIGRGGMSVVYLARRVDEYRQQVAIKLLRRGMDTELVLHRFRNERQILASLDHPNIARLLDGGTTEDGAPYLVMEYIEGLPIHEYCDDHKLSTEDRLRLFRQVCAAVQYAHQRLVIHRDIKPSNILVGREGKTKLLDFGIAKILTPELAAQTLDQTSPALRLMTPAYASPEQIRGDAITTASDVYSLGVVLYELLTGHKPYRVTSESPHELMRAVLEEEPRQPSTAVTLIEEVRTADGTSRLTLTPESVSQTREGSPEKLRRRLKGDLDNIVLKALCKEPERRYASVEQFSEDIRRHLEGLPVIARPATLSYRAGKFIRRHKAGVAAAVAIVGILVAAIIAINHQRARAERRFNEVRKLARTVVFDYHDAIADLPGATLVRQRLVKDALEYLDSLAKEAAGDRTLQRELAAAYIKIGDVQGNSRVANLGDMSGALASYRKALTIRQALARAEPANVEVQSELAESYDRIGTIFRDMGDVTGAAGNYQQAMMVLEKLSASAPENVALRRKLAAAYVRMGDIKAWPRSPNLGDNAGGIELYRKALALREALCAARPTDIELRAELQETHQTLADVLLSNDKLTDAEPHARRAVALAESRVAADPTSVRARRALMRSQDALANWLERRGEVEKALALYRQLLASAEALVAADPNNMQARMDLAARHTRLGRVFLIRGDLVQSVKHFRQALSLDEAMTRADLRNEAARRLLANDYQNLGTAQAQAGDLSDALASHRRALQYFEALMQTNPNDWQAAPRLARGYNYVGEILLKTGDLMTALDYFRRAVAVVERAPTYGSTSQPMRRQLAMSHFYIGQTYERLARRTGTPARQRSQHWRDARHAYERSLELWQEIQRQGVLPPEYASKPEETTRALARCNAALARRK from the coding sequence ATGACGCCCGAGCGATGGCAACGTATCAAGGTTCTCCTTGCCGATGCCCTGGAGCGATCTCCGGCTGAACGCGCGGCGTTTCTCGACGAAGCCTGCGGATCGGATGCGGCGCTGCGGGCGGAAGTCGAATCGTTGCTCGCTTACGAAGATGCGCCGGGCGCAGATGACCCTCTGGCCGATGTGCGGGCGGAAGCGGCGGCAACGGTGGCCGAGACCCCGACGGATGAGCTGCGGATGGCCGGGCGATGCCTCGGCCCCTACGAAATTGTGCGCGAGATCGGACGGGGCGGCATGAGCGTCGTCTATCTGGCCCGGCGGGTTGATGAGTATCGGCAGCAGGTGGCCATCAAGCTCCTTCGGAGGGGGATGGATACCGAGCTTGTTCTGCATCGTTTTCGCAATGAGCGGCAGATTCTCGCCTCGCTCGATCATCCGAACATTGCCCGACTGCTGGACGGCGGCACGACCGAAGACGGAGCGCCCTACCTGGTGATGGAATACATCGAGGGCCTGCCGATCCATGAGTATTGCGATGATCACAAACTAAGCACCGAAGACCGGCTCCGCCTCTTCCGGCAGGTGTGCGCTGCCGTGCAGTACGCCCATCAACGACTGGTCATCCACCGCGACATCAAACCGAGCAACATATTGGTCGGCCGAGAGGGGAAGACCAAGCTGCTGGATTTCGGCATCGCCAAGATCCTGACGCCGGAGCTGGCGGCGCAGACGCTGGATCAGACATCGCCCGCGCTGCGGTTGATGACGCCGGCCTATGCCAGTCCGGAACAGATTCGGGGGGACGCGATCACGACGGCCAGCGATGTCTATTCGCTCGGGGTCGTTCTCTATGAGTTGCTGACCGGTCATAAGCCGTATCGGGTCACGAGCGAGTCGCCGCACGAGTTGATGCGGGCGGTGCTCGAAGAGGAGCCGAGACAGCCGAGCACCGCCGTGACCCTGATCGAGGAGGTCCGAACGGCGGACGGCACATCGCGGCTCACCCTGACTCCGGAATCGGTCAGCCAGACGCGCGAGGGGAGTCCCGAGAAACTGCGTCGTCGGTTGAAAGGCGATCTCGATAACATCGTGCTCAAGGCGCTCTGCAAAGAGCCCGAACGGCGCTACGCTTCGGTCGAACAGTTCTCAGAAGACATTCGACGGCATCTGGAAGGTCTCCCCGTAATCGCACGGCCGGCGACGCTCAGCTACCGGGCCGGGAAGTTCATCCGTCGGCACAAGGCGGGGGTGGCCGCCGCGGTGGCGATCGTGGGGATCCTGGTGGCGGCAATCATCGCCATCAATCATCAGCGGGCGCGGGCCGAACGGCGGTTCAACGAGGTCCGGAAGCTGGCGCGGACGGTCGTTTTTGACTATCACGATGCGATTGCCGATTTGCCGGGGGCGACGCTGGTGCGCCAGCGCCTGGTTAAAGATGCGCTGGAGTATCTCGATAGTCTGGCCAAAGAAGCCGCCGGCGATAGAACGTTGCAGCGCGAATTGGCCGCGGCCTACATCAAGATCGGCGATGTGCAGGGGAACAGTCGAGTGGCGAATCTGGGCGACATGAGCGGCGCGCTGGCGAGCTATCGCAAGGCGCTCACCATTCGCCAGGCGCTCGCCAGGGCCGAACCAGCTAATGTCGAAGTGCAAAGCGAGCTAGCTGAAAGTTACGACCGAATCGGCACGATTTTTCGAGACATGGGCGATGTAACCGGTGCCGCCGGGAACTACCAGCAAGCCATGATGGTGCTGGAGAAACTCTCGGCCAGCGCGCCGGAGAATGTCGCGCTGCGCCGGAAACTGGCGGCGGCTTATGTCAGGATGGGCGACATCAAAGCCTGGCCGCGCTCGCCGAATCTGGGCGACAACGCCGGTGGCATCGAGCTTTACCGCAAGGCGCTCGCGCTCCGCGAAGCGCTCTGCGCAGCTCGTCCGACGGACATCGAGCTTCGCGCCGAACTTCAGGAAACTCATCAAACTCTGGCCGATGTTCTGCTATCCAACGACAAACTGACCGACGCCGAGCCACATGCGCGCCGAGCGGTTGCCCTGGCCGAGAGCAGGGTGGCGGCTGACCCGACCAGCGTGAGGGCGCGCCGGGCGTTGATGCGCTCTCAGGACGCGCTCGCCAACTGGCTGGAGAGACGAGGAGAGGTGGAGAAAGCGTTGGCGCTGTACCGTCAGTTGCTGGCGTCGGCCGAAGCTTTGGTCGCTGCTGACCCTAACAACATGCAAGCGCGAATGGATCTGGCAGCTCGCCACACGCGCCTGGGTCGGGTGTTCTTGATCAGAGGTGATCTAGTTCAGTCCGTGAAGCATTTTCGCCAGGCTCTCAGTCTGGACGAAGCGATGACGCGGGCCGATCTGAGGAACGAGGCGGCGCGTCGCTTGCTCGCCAACGACTACCAGAATCTCGGCACCGCACAGGCGCAGGCAGGCGACCTGTCGGACGCGCTCGCCAGCCACCGCCGCGCGCTCCAGTATTTTGAGGCATTAATGCAGACCAATCCCAACGATTGGCAAGCGGCCCCACGTCTGGCGCGAGGATACAACTACGTCGGCGAAATTCTCCTCAAGACGGGTGACCTGATGACGGCCCTCGACTATTTCCGTCGAGCTGTGGCGGTTGTCGAGCGCGCCCCGACTTACGGCTCGACGAGCCAACCGATGCGGAGGCAATTGGCTATGAGCCACTTCTATATCGGCCAAACCTACGAGAGGCTGGCCCGACGAACCGGTACGCCCGCGCGTCAGAGGTCACAGCACTGGCGCGACGCCCGTCACGCCTATGAGCGCAGTTTGGAACTCTGGCAGGAAATCCAGCGCCAGGGCGTGCTCCCGCCGGAATATGCAAGCAAACCTGAAGAAACGACTCGCGCCCTTGCCCGATGCAATGCCGCGCTGGCAAGGCGGAAATAA
- a CDS encoding sigma-70 family RNA polymerase sigma factor: protein MASITQLLIEWSQGDRAALDQLMPLVYDELRKLARSHLRYERPDHTLQATALVHEAYLRLIDQRSVTWKNRAHFFGIASQMMRRILVNYAVRRRAQKRGGLAQTVTLDDALGLSGERELDVVALDEALKELERLDPRQSRIVELRFFGGLSIEETAEILNVSPTTVKREWATARLWLRRQMAK, encoded by the coding sequence GTGGCGTCCATCACTCAGTTGCTCATCGAATGGAGCCAGGGAGACAGGGCTGCGCTCGATCAACTGATGCCACTTGTCTACGATGAATTGCGGAAGCTGGCGCGGAGCCATCTCCGCTATGAACGACCGGACCACACGCTGCAAGCGACGGCACTGGTGCATGAAGCCTATCTCCGGCTGATTGACCAGCGCTCGGTGACCTGGAAAAACCGCGCCCATTTCTTCGGCATCGCCTCCCAGATGATGCGGCGCATCCTGGTTAATTACGCCGTCCGCCGAAGAGCGCAAAAGCGCGGCGGCCTCGCACAGACGGTCACGCTCGACGATGCCCTCGGTTTGAGTGGAGAGCGCGAGCTTGACGTGGTTGCGCTTGACGAGGCATTGAAGGAGCTGGAACGGCTTGATCCGCGACAGAGCCGAATCGTCGAGCTGCGATTTTTCGGTGGGCTATCCATCGAAGAAACCGCAGAAATCCTGAATGTCTCACCGACCACCGTCAAACGCGAATGGGCGACGGCCAGGCTCTGGTTGCGACGGCAAATGGCAAAGTAG
- the tatA gene encoding twin-arginine translocase TatA/TatE family subunit yields the protein MVSFVFGNLGLPELLIILFILILLFGAKRLPDLARSLGQSIRAFKEGTAEVRQIENKPAGQPLYSSAQATTPSEAPTKSGDSA from the coding sequence ATGGTGAGCTTCGTCTTTGGGAACCTGGGTCTGCCGGAACTTTTGATCATCCTCTTCATCCTCATTCTGTTGTTCGGTGCGAAGCGATTGCCCGATCTCGCTCGCAGCCTCGGACAGAGTATTCGTGCCTTCAAGGAAGGAACTGCTGAGGTCCGGCAGATCGAAAATAAGCCAGCAGGCCAACCCCTCTACTCGTCAGCGCAAGCGACAACTCCGTCAGAAGCGCCGACAAAGTCGGGGGACTCGGCGTAA
- a CDS encoding radical SAM protein, producing MSALRQSTSFRISSRDFQPAYRRLYESGELAERVQRARALLESCTACPRLCRVNRLENKTAVCRTGRYARVSSYFPHFGEEDCLRGWRGSGTIFFSMCNLRCVFCQNYDISQGGQGREVRPEELADMMIELQHRGCHNINFVTPEHVVPQILEALPLAIERGLNIPLVYNTSAYDSLESLRLLDGIVDIYMPDFKFWDPEMSLRYVKARDYPEAARQAIREMHRQVGDLVFDEYGLAKRGLLIRHLVMPGGIAGTREIMRFIAREISPMTYVNIMAQYYPAGRVSSEKYPEINRRLRLSEYEEAVRIAHEEGLFRLDSRERRWPAWG from the coding sequence ATGAGTGCGTTGCGCCAGAGCACATCGTTCCGCATCTCGTCCAGAGACTTTCAACCGGCCTATCGTCGTCTCTACGAATCGGGAGAGCTGGCCGAGCGTGTTCAACGCGCTCGGGCGCTTCTGGAATCATGCACGGCCTGCCCCCGACTCTGTCGCGTGAACCGGCTGGAAAACAAAACAGCCGTATGTCGCACCGGGCGTTATGCCCGGGTCAGCAGTTATTTTCCTCACTTTGGCGAGGAGGACTGTCTGCGCGGCTGGCGCGGCAGCGGGACGATCTTTTTCTCCATGTGCAATCTGCGTTGCGTCTTCTGCCAGAACTACGACATCAGCCAAGGGGGGCAGGGACGCGAAGTGCGTCCCGAGGAACTCGCCGACATGATGATTGAGCTTCAGCACCGGGGATGCCACAACATCAATTTCGTCACCCCCGAGCACGTCGTTCCCCAGATTCTGGAAGCCCTTCCACTGGCCATCGAGCGGGGATTAAACATTCCCCTCGTTTATAACACGAGCGCCTACGATTCGCTGGAGAGCTTGCGGCTGCTCGATGGCATCGTGGATATTTACATGCCCGATTTCAAATTCTGGGACCCGGAGATGTCGCTCCGCTATGTCAAAGCGCGAGATTATCCCGAAGCCGCCCGGCAGGCGATTCGAGAAATGCACCGGCAGGTGGGTGACCTCGTCTTCGATGAATACGGACTGGCGAAGCGAGGACTCCTGATTCGCCATCTGGTGATGCCGGGAGGGATCGCCGGAACCCGAGAGATCATGCGCTTCATCGCCCGGGAGATTTCCCCCATGACCTACGTCAACATCATGGCCCAGTATTATCCGGCAGGTCGGGTATCGAGCGAGAAATACCCGGAGATTAATCGTCGGCTCAGACTCTCGGAGTATGAAGAGGCTGTGCGCATTGCTCACGAAGAGGGTCTCTTCCGCCTCGATTCACGGGAGCGCCGTTGGCCTGCCTGGGGATGA
- a CDS encoding amidotransferase → MRAHYFQHDPCEGLGSIESWLQSKGYTITGTRFFESASLPVPEEIDLLIIMGGPMSVNDEDQFPWLIEEKQFIRHTIELGKSVLGVCLGAQLIASAMGARVYPNHTKEIGWFPITAVPAASDGVYRFPPLVDVFHWHGETFDLPPGAVHLARSDNCENQAFQLGRSVLGLQFHLEVTPEIVREMVVHGRSELVPSPSVQSEEEILAAPSEKYQAINRLMGDILAFLQGTRIPG, encoded by the coding sequence ATGCGAGCGCACTACTTCCAGCATGATCCCTGTGAGGGGCTTGGCAGCATTGAATCCTGGCTTCAATCGAAAGGCTACACGATCACGGGCACACGCTTTTTTGAATCGGCCTCCTTGCCGGTTCCTGAGGAGATTGACCTGCTCATCATCATGGGAGGCCCGATGAGCGTCAACGATGAAGACCAATTCCCCTGGCTCATTGAGGAGAAGCAGTTCATTCGTCACACGATTGAGCTGGGGAAATCCGTTCTCGGCGTCTGCCTCGGTGCTCAACTCATCGCCAGCGCGATGGGGGCCCGCGTTTATCCCAACCACACAAAAGAAATCGGCTGGTTTCCCATCACGGCAGTCCCCGCAGCGAGTGACGGGGTTTATCGGTTCCCCCCACTGGTGGATGTCTTTCACTGGCATGGGGAAACTTTTGATCTCCCTCCGGGAGCCGTGCACCTGGCCCGAAGCGACAACTGCGAAAACCAGGCGTTTCAACTGGGACGGTCCGTCCTTGGCCTTCAGTTCCACCTTGAAGTCACGCCGGAGATTGTTCGAGAGATGGTCGTGCACGGCCGTTCCGAGCTTGTGCCATCGCCTTCTGTACAGTCCGAGGAGGAGATCCTTGCCGCACCGTCTGAAAAATATCAGGCGATCAACCGGCTGATGGGCGACATCCTTGCATTTCTGCAAGGGACGAGGATTCCCGGATGA